The proteins below are encoded in one region of Scatophagus argus isolate fScaArg1 chromosome 24, fScaArg1.pri, whole genome shotgun sequence:
- the zdbf2 gene encoding DBF4-type zinc finger-containing protein 2 isoform X1, with translation MCFRSPVSSRMSDSSNEDDQKKAEFTSRMWAESQPGPSRCPPSRQGYCGYCRVLYSNLDQHLSSLKHLDSVRASSRGSSTISSVRSSRTKLTLLERFLQDVLQHHPHRYKDPRPSHADLPSVSAPPLPREVLDELRFSDNDSRSFGTREHLPSSDDLSCQLTNQEDDRQHSQSGEGVTEGAVQERVFTPIREPEEGGAAFAGHTHSSHTQAPPPHVQATSPVHRKAHRKTNRRKTSDSSSTSPPHGGLHPRPQAPSELRPWLSWQKERKEAQKEEAFSSDRSDPLDQTIEEVIQMCCYGINSTTCQQGETESVHFSLPVSMETQSDDWDSHVQVVLQQQQTLSDTPVQVSQTEEQDLSRLMDVQVDLEDQAYSHQLDSALHGKQQAGGGGQDDGFWTLPVEEVLPAPAHIPQSFRGKTWAQIEQEDEEKVDKLVQQFRKETFICYFDSESLARYGRRSRNKKMHGESKEVEPHTGVLSLLDCDEEDSLYIRKRRKRQAFRVASRCQVVKVSHSTQTVRLVVPAVHQSVPEAPPVSIPTANQEAAERTPDVQTWRCLPPSYSNIITPLQPRTSLVYLLCSPSGPAPTYTPATGSTPKRCRKKKRPLDLQGLKVKYKQLPVRFYDPSSNRILKNPPKGFPWRRCSTPSSLPPPCVRQLFRSLSPDLNTDRPLEEGASGSSRVKGQRSSDTAFSHANSFLLTTLSRDSAQTNKQDTVRRRSRPSQATPPSPQSRSERGRGGRRERTCPPPSKRRSRAQALQPRREGLRRAGPSKKVPSSTGLPHPPSQRRGRARRGRGCDRSRR, from the exons ATGTGTTTCAGATCTCCAGTCAGCAGCAGGATGTCAGACTCCTCCAAtgaag atgacCAGAAGAAGGCAGAGTTTACCAGCAG GATGTGGGCAGAGTCTCAGCCGGGTCCGTCCAGGTGTCCGCCCAGCCGACAGGGTTACTGTGGATACTGCCGAGTCCTGTACAGCAACCTGGACCAG CACCTGTCCAGTCTCAAACACCTGGATTCTGTCCGGGCGTCGTCCCGAGGCTCCAGCACCATCTCTTCTGTCAGGAGCAGCAGAACCAAACTAACCCTGCTGGAGCGATTCCTGCAGGACGTCCTGCAGCACCACCCGCACCGCTACAAGGACCCCAG GCCATCTCATGCCGACCTTCCATCAGTCTCCGCCCCTCCGCTGCCCAGGGAGGTGCTTGATGAGCTGCGTTTCTCTGACAACGACAGCCGGTCATTCGGCACCCGCGAGCACCTGCCCAGCTCTGACGACCTATCCTGTCAGCTGACCAATCAGGAAGATGACCGTCAGCACAGCCAATCAGGAGAAGGAGTCACAGAGGGGGCAGTTCAAGAGAGGGTGTTTACGCCAATCAGAGAGCCGGAGGAAGGAGGGGCTGCCTTCGCAGgccacacacactcctcacacacacaggctccgCCCCCTCACGTGCAGGCCACATCCCCTGTCCACAGGAAGGcccacaggaaaacaaacaggaggaaaaccAGCGATTCCTCATCCACTTCACCGCCCCACGGTGGTCTGCACCCCAGGCCCCAGGCCCCCTCAGAGCTGAGGCCCTGGCTGAGctggcagaaggagaggaaggaggctCAGAAAGAGGAGGCATTCTCCTCAGACCGTAGCGACCCTCTGGACCAGACCATCGAGGAG GTGATCCAGATGTGTTGCTATGGCATCAATTCCACTACctgccagcagggggagacagagagtgtcCACTTCAGCCTTCCtgtctccatggaaacacaGAGTGATGACTGGGACTCACACGTACAG GTGGTTcttcagcaacaacaaacactcAGTGACACACCTGTCCAGGTGAGCCAGACGGAGGAGCAGGACCTCAGCCGTCTGATGGACGTTCAGGTGGACCTAGAGGACCAGGCGTACTCACACCAGCTTGACTCTGCCCTCCATGGCAAGCAGCAAGCAGGGGGCGGGGGGCAAGACGACGGCTTCTGGACTCTGCCAGTAGAAGAGGTTTTGCCCGCCCCGGCACATATCCCACAATCGTTTAGGGGGAAGACCTGGGCCCAGATCGAacaagaggatgaggagaaggtGGACAAACTGGTGCAGCAGTTCAGAAAGGAGACATTCATCTGCTACTTTGACAGCGAGTCTCTCGCCAG GTATGGGAGGAGGAGCCGAAATAAAAAGATGCATGGTGAGAGCAAGGAGGTGGAGCCACACACCGGCGTCCTGTCCTTATTGGACTGCGATGAAGAAGACTCTCTGTACAtcaggaagagaagaaagaggcagGCCTTCAGAGTGGCATCCAGGTGTCAG GTGGTCAAAGTTAGTCACAGCACTCAGACTGTGCGATTGGTCGTCCCAGCTGTTCATCAGTCAGTTCCTGAAGCCCCTCCCGTGAGCATTCCTACAGCCAatcaggaagcagcagagagaacgCCTGATGTGCAGACGTGGCGCTGCCTCCCTCCGTCATACTCAAACATCATCACGCCTCTGCAGCCACGCACCTCTCTGGTCTACCTGCTCTGTTCCCCGTCAGGCCCTGCCCCCACCTACACACCTGCAACAGGCTCCACCCCCAAACGCTGCAGGAAGAAGAAGCGGCCGCTGGACCTGCAGGGGTTAAAGGTCAAATATAAACAACTTCCTGTCCGGTTTTATGACCCCAGCAGCAACCGCATCCTGAAGAACCCCCCAAAAGGCTTCCCGTGGCGGCGATGCTCCACTCCCTCCAGCCTCCCGCCACCCTGCGTCCGTCAGCTGTTCAGAAGTCTGAGTCCAGACCTGAACACTGACCGGCCACTGGAGGAGGGGGCATCAGGGTCCtccagggtcaaaggtcagaggtcatcagACACAGCCTTCAGCCATGCCAACAGTTTCCTCCTGACCACGCTCAGTAGGGACTCGGCACAGACCAACAAACAGGACACAGTCAGGAGGCGGAGCAGGCCGTCTCAGGCCACACCCCCCTCACCTCAAAGCAGGTCAGAAcggggaagaggagggagaagggagaGGACATGCCCACCACCCTCCAAGAGAAGAAGCAGGGCTCAGGCCCTGCAGCCCAGGAGGGAAGGCCTGCGACGGGCAGGACCCAGCAAGAAAGTCCCCAGCTCCACAGGCCTGCCTCACCCTCCCTCACAGCGCCGGGGGAGAGCCCGCAGGGGGCGGGGCTGCGACAGGTCTCGGAGGTAA
- the zdbf2 gene encoding DBF4-type zinc finger-containing protein 2 isoform X2, which yields MSDSSNEDDQKKAEFTSRMWAESQPGPSRCPPSRQGYCGYCRVLYSNLDQHLSSLKHLDSVRASSRGSSTISSVRSSRTKLTLLERFLQDVLQHHPHRYKDPRPSHADLPSVSAPPLPREVLDELRFSDNDSRSFGTREHLPSSDDLSCQLTNQEDDRQHSQSGEGVTEGAVQERVFTPIREPEEGGAAFAGHTHSSHTQAPPPHVQATSPVHRKAHRKTNRRKTSDSSSTSPPHGGLHPRPQAPSELRPWLSWQKERKEAQKEEAFSSDRSDPLDQTIEEVIQMCCYGINSTTCQQGETESVHFSLPVSMETQSDDWDSHVQVVLQQQQTLSDTPVQVSQTEEQDLSRLMDVQVDLEDQAYSHQLDSALHGKQQAGGGGQDDGFWTLPVEEVLPAPAHIPQSFRGKTWAQIEQEDEEKVDKLVQQFRKETFICYFDSESLARYGRRSRNKKMHGESKEVEPHTGVLSLLDCDEEDSLYIRKRRKRQAFRVASRCQVVKVSHSTQTVRLVVPAVHQSVPEAPPVSIPTANQEAAERTPDVQTWRCLPPSYSNIITPLQPRTSLVYLLCSPSGPAPTYTPATGSTPKRCRKKKRPLDLQGLKVKYKQLPVRFYDPSSNRILKNPPKGFPWRRCSTPSSLPPPCVRQLFRSLSPDLNTDRPLEEGASGSSRVKGQRSSDTAFSHANSFLLTTLSRDSAQTNKQDTVRRRSRPSQATPPSPQSRSERGRGGRRERTCPPPSKRRSRAQALQPRREGLRRAGPSKKVPSSTGLPHPPSQRRGRARRGRGCDRSRR from the exons ATGTCAGACTCCTCCAAtgaag atgacCAGAAGAAGGCAGAGTTTACCAGCAG GATGTGGGCAGAGTCTCAGCCGGGTCCGTCCAGGTGTCCGCCCAGCCGACAGGGTTACTGTGGATACTGCCGAGTCCTGTACAGCAACCTGGACCAG CACCTGTCCAGTCTCAAACACCTGGATTCTGTCCGGGCGTCGTCCCGAGGCTCCAGCACCATCTCTTCTGTCAGGAGCAGCAGAACCAAACTAACCCTGCTGGAGCGATTCCTGCAGGACGTCCTGCAGCACCACCCGCACCGCTACAAGGACCCCAG GCCATCTCATGCCGACCTTCCATCAGTCTCCGCCCCTCCGCTGCCCAGGGAGGTGCTTGATGAGCTGCGTTTCTCTGACAACGACAGCCGGTCATTCGGCACCCGCGAGCACCTGCCCAGCTCTGACGACCTATCCTGTCAGCTGACCAATCAGGAAGATGACCGTCAGCACAGCCAATCAGGAGAAGGAGTCACAGAGGGGGCAGTTCAAGAGAGGGTGTTTACGCCAATCAGAGAGCCGGAGGAAGGAGGGGCTGCCTTCGCAGgccacacacactcctcacacacacaggctccgCCCCCTCACGTGCAGGCCACATCCCCTGTCCACAGGAAGGcccacaggaaaacaaacaggaggaaaaccAGCGATTCCTCATCCACTTCACCGCCCCACGGTGGTCTGCACCCCAGGCCCCAGGCCCCCTCAGAGCTGAGGCCCTGGCTGAGctggcagaaggagaggaaggaggctCAGAAAGAGGAGGCATTCTCCTCAGACCGTAGCGACCCTCTGGACCAGACCATCGAGGAG GTGATCCAGATGTGTTGCTATGGCATCAATTCCACTACctgccagcagggggagacagagagtgtcCACTTCAGCCTTCCtgtctccatggaaacacaGAGTGATGACTGGGACTCACACGTACAG GTGGTTcttcagcaacaacaaacactcAGTGACACACCTGTCCAGGTGAGCCAGACGGAGGAGCAGGACCTCAGCCGTCTGATGGACGTTCAGGTGGACCTAGAGGACCAGGCGTACTCACACCAGCTTGACTCTGCCCTCCATGGCAAGCAGCAAGCAGGGGGCGGGGGGCAAGACGACGGCTTCTGGACTCTGCCAGTAGAAGAGGTTTTGCCCGCCCCGGCACATATCCCACAATCGTTTAGGGGGAAGACCTGGGCCCAGATCGAacaagaggatgaggagaaggtGGACAAACTGGTGCAGCAGTTCAGAAAGGAGACATTCATCTGCTACTTTGACAGCGAGTCTCTCGCCAG GTATGGGAGGAGGAGCCGAAATAAAAAGATGCATGGTGAGAGCAAGGAGGTGGAGCCACACACCGGCGTCCTGTCCTTATTGGACTGCGATGAAGAAGACTCTCTGTACAtcaggaagagaagaaagaggcagGCCTTCAGAGTGGCATCCAGGTGTCAG GTGGTCAAAGTTAGTCACAGCACTCAGACTGTGCGATTGGTCGTCCCAGCTGTTCATCAGTCAGTTCCTGAAGCCCCTCCCGTGAGCATTCCTACAGCCAatcaggaagcagcagagagaacgCCTGATGTGCAGACGTGGCGCTGCCTCCCTCCGTCATACTCAAACATCATCACGCCTCTGCAGCCACGCACCTCTCTGGTCTACCTGCTCTGTTCCCCGTCAGGCCCTGCCCCCACCTACACACCTGCAACAGGCTCCACCCCCAAACGCTGCAGGAAGAAGAAGCGGCCGCTGGACCTGCAGGGGTTAAAGGTCAAATATAAACAACTTCCTGTCCGGTTTTATGACCCCAGCAGCAACCGCATCCTGAAGAACCCCCCAAAAGGCTTCCCGTGGCGGCGATGCTCCACTCCCTCCAGCCTCCCGCCACCCTGCGTCCGTCAGCTGTTCAGAAGTCTGAGTCCAGACCTGAACACTGACCGGCCACTGGAGGAGGGGGCATCAGGGTCCtccagggtcaaaggtcagaggtcatcagACACAGCCTTCAGCCATGCCAACAGTTTCCTCCTGACCACGCTCAGTAGGGACTCGGCACAGACCAACAAACAGGACACAGTCAGGAGGCGGAGCAGGCCGTCTCAGGCCACACCCCCCTCACCTCAAAGCAGGTCAGAAcggggaagaggagggagaagggagaGGACATGCCCACCACCCTCCAAGAGAAGAAGCAGGGCTCAGGCCCTGCAGCCCAGGAGGGAAGGCCTGCGACGGGCAGGACCCAGCAAGAAAGTCCCCAGCTCCACAGGCCTGCCTCACCCTCCCTCACAGCGCCGGGGGAGAGCCCGCAGGGGGCGGGGCTGCGACAGGTCTCGGAGGTAA